A region from the Pungitius pungitius chromosome 16, fPunPun2.1, whole genome shotgun sequence genome encodes:
- the LOC119215358 gene encoding claudin-4-like: MVSYGLELVGVILSVLGWVLSVTSCALPMWRVSAFIGSNIVTAQVYWEGLWMNCVFQSTGQMQCKVYDSMLALPQDLQAARALTIVSIIVGAVALLISMVGAKCTNCIEEEGVKARVMAASGGAFITAALTQLVPVSWSAQTIVFEFYSPLVPSSQKMEIGAALYLGWAAAALLLVGGSILCCSCPPRDEKPARYSVHPQSRMAYSAAPRSNAPSSYNRRDYV, from the coding sequence ATGGTGTCTTATGGACTTGAACTGGtcggcgtcattctgtcagtgCTTGGCTGGGTGCTGAGCGTGACCAGCTGCGCCTTGCCAATGTGGAGGGTGTCGGCCTTCATCGGCTCCAACATTGTCACAGCTCAGGTGTACTGGGAGGGCCTGTGGATGAACTGTGTGTTCCAGAGCACGGGGCAGATGCAGTGCAAGGTCTACGACTCCATGCTGGCTTTACCTCAGGACCTGCAGGCCGCCAGGGCGCTCACTATTGTCTCCATCATCGTGGGGGCGGTGGCTCTCCTCATCTCCATGGTGGGAGCAAAGTGCACCAACTGCATCGAGGAAGAAGGGGTCAAAGCCCGAGTGATGGCTGCCTCGGGCGGCGCGTTCATCACGGCGGCGCTGACCCAGCTGGTGCCGGTTTCCTGGTCAGCGCAAACCATCGTGTTTGAGTTCTACAGTCCACTCGTCCCCTCCAGTCAGAAGATGGAGATCGGGGCGGCGCTGTATTTAGGctgggccgccgccgccctgctgTTGGTCGGAGGGTCCATCCTCTGCTGCAGTTGCCCTCCACGGGACGAGAAACCAGCGAGGTACAGCGTGCACCCTCAGAGTCGCATGGCGTACTCTGCCGCGCCGAGGTCCAACGCTCCAAGCTCCTACAACAGGAGGGACTACGTGTGA